The Rhinolophus ferrumequinum isolate MPI-CBG mRhiFer1 chromosome 2, mRhiFer1_v1.p, whole genome shotgun sequence genome includes the window ACCGATCGGAAGCCGGAGCGGCGAGCTTCGGGTTCCGGCTCAGTCTGAGGATGGTGTTTCGGCGGCTGCTGGCGGTCTTGCTGCACAGCCCGCAGCTGGTGGAACGCCTGTCGGAGTCGCGGCCCATCCGGCGTGCGGCGCAGCTCACCGCCTTCGCGCTGCTACAGGCCCAGCTGCGCGGCCAGGACGCGGCCCGGCGCCTGCGAGGCCTCACGGCTGGGCCCGCGAGCTCCCTGGGCCGCCGCGCTGCCCGCTTCAAAGACACCTTCACTCAGGAGCTACGCCGTGGACTTCGGGAACGCCCGAGATCACCACCGGGTAGCCAGAGGGGCCCGGGCGCAAACCCCTAAAGCTGGGTTGGGCCGAGCAGAGGTCGCCGGATTTCCCTTCTGGGATCGACACAGGCCTCGGCGCTAAGGAGTCATCCCGGGCACTGCGCACTGCTTTGAATCCTGACTCATTCTGATTGTCAACCTACAGAGCCCCACTCATCATAGAGCCCAGGCCAAAACGACATCCCGGATGTAACCCTGTGATCGGACAGGGCACAGTGTGTGAAGAAAGCCTTTGAAACTCAGCAGATGTGAACATATGCTAGGCCCTGATGCACCAGGTACAGAG containing:
- the NCBP2AS2 gene encoding protein NCBP2AS2, which produces MVFRRLLAVLLHSPQLVERLSESRPIRRAAQLTAFALLQAQLRGQDAARRLRGLTAGPASSLGRRAARFKDTFTQELRRGLRERPRSPPGSQRGPGANP